One stretch of Comamonas testosteroni DNA includes these proteins:
- a CDS encoding class II glutamine amidotransferase, whose product MCQLLGMNCNTPTDVRFSFSGFTQRAGNTGDHTDGWGIAFFEDKGLRHFVDHERAVDSQIAKLIREYPIKSTNVIAHIRKATQGVVSLQNCHPFVRELWGRNWVFAHNGDLKNFAPKLHAHFQPIGNTDSEQAFCWIMQELWKSHAGVPSIEELTHTLRELAAKIAPHGTFNFLLSNGEALWAHATTHLCYIERRHPFSQAQLSDEDLSVDFSRETTPQDKVAIIVTAPLTQNEQWVPFQNGELRVFVHGQAAPY is encoded by the coding sequence ATGTGCCAGCTGCTTGGAATGAACTGCAACACGCCTACCGATGTGCGCTTTAGCTTCTCAGGCTTCACGCAGCGCGCAGGCAACACCGGCGACCACACCGACGGCTGGGGCATCGCCTTCTTCGAAGACAAGGGCCTGCGCCACTTCGTCGATCACGAACGCGCCGTCGACTCCCAGATCGCCAAGCTCATCCGCGAATACCCGATCAAGAGCACCAACGTCATAGCCCATATCCGCAAGGCCACCCAGGGCGTGGTCAGCCTGCAGAACTGCCACCCCTTCGTGCGCGAACTCTGGGGACGCAACTGGGTCTTCGCGCACAACGGCGATCTCAAGAACTTCGCCCCCAAGCTTCATGCCCACTTCCAGCCCATTGGCAACACGGACAGCGAACAGGCCTTCTGCTGGATCATGCAGGAGCTGTGGAAGTCCCATGCCGGCGTGCCCAGCATCGAAGAGCTGACCCACACCCTGCGCGAGCTGGCCGCGAAGATCGCTCCGCACGGCACCTTCAACTTCCTGCTCTCCAACGGTGAAGCGCTCTGGGCCCATGCCACAACCCACCTCTGCTACATCGAGCGCAGGCATCCCTTCTCCCAGGCACAGCTGTCCGACGAAGACCTCAGTGTGGACTTCTCCCGCGAAACCACGCCTCAGGACAAGGTAGCCATCATCGTCACCGCCCCTCTGACCCAGAACGAGCAATGGGTCCCCTTCCAGAACGGCGAGCTGAGAGTGTTCGTTCATGGCCAGGCGGCGCCTTATTGA